One genomic region from uncultured Subdoligranulum sp. encodes:
- a CDS encoding ABC transporter permease: MMIAANIISLTVLFAVPLLLVALGGMFSEHSGVINIALEGMMIIGALFACFTLQALDQSGFGAANPQLSMLIAILVAGATGMIFSFFLGFAAINLKADQTIGGTALNQFAPAFAVVMTWAIQGQGLTTIQIPSWVRITRETFGLAPVDGPSFWNNLIFKYFYLTTPIAVVLFIVAYVLMYKTRFGLRLRACGEHPQAADSVGINVYKMRYAGVLISGFLGGIGGLAYTVAAGSGFNSDVGGYGFLALAVMIFGNWKPFPILASSFFFALFKVIAAYSSSLSFLPKFEGVKEVSNFYQMLPYIVTMIVLIFTSKNSQAPKAEGIPYDKGSR; the protein is encoded by the coding sequence ATGATGATCGCTGCCAATATTATCAGCCTCACTGTTTTGTTTGCGGTTCCGCTGCTGCTTGTGGCACTGGGTGGTATGTTCAGTGAACATTCCGGCGTCATCAACATTGCACTGGAAGGTATGATGATCATCGGTGCGCTGTTCGCCTGCTTCACCCTCCAGGCATTGGATCAGAGTGGATTCGGCGCGGCAAATCCGCAGCTTTCCATGCTGATTGCCATCCTGGTTGCGGGTGCTACCGGCATGATTTTCTCCTTCTTTCTGGGATTTGCCGCCATCAACCTGAAGGCGGACCAGACCATCGGCGGCACGGCATTGAACCAGTTCGCGCCGGCTTTTGCCGTGGTCATGACCTGGGCCATCCAGGGGCAGGGCCTTACGACGATCCAGATCCCCAGCTGGGTCCGCATCACGCGGGAAACCTTTGGGCTGGCACCGGTGGATGGCCCCAGTTTCTGGAACAACCTGATTTTTAAGTATTTCTACCTTACGACCCCCATTGCCGTGGTTCTGTTTATTGTGGCCTACGTGCTGATGTACAAGACACGGTTCGGCCTGCGGCTGCGTGCTTGTGGGGAACATCCCCAGGCGGCAGACTCGGTAGGCATCAATGTATACAAGATGCGGTATGCCGGTGTGCTGATTTCCGGTTTCCTCGGTGGCATCGGCGGCCTGGCCTACACGGTGGCTGCCGGGTCGGGTTTCAACTCGGACGTGGGCGGTTACGGCTTCCTGGCTTTGGCGGTCATGATCTTCGGTAACTGGAAACCGTTCCCGATTCTGGCGTCTTCCTTCTTCTTTGCGCTGTTCAAGGTCATTGCAGCATACAGCTCTTCGCTGTCTTTCCTGCCCAAGTTCGAAGGCGTCAAGGAGGTTTCCAACTTCTATCAGATGCTTCCGTATATCGTTACGATGATCGTTCTGATCTTTACGTCCAAGAATTCGCAGGCACCTAAGGCGGAAGGTATCCCCTACGACAAGGGAAGCCGTTAA